TGGTCGAGCAGCCTTCGATCGCCGGCTTCGGCAGCGGCAACGCCCTCACCACTCTGCGCCTGAACGGCGAGTACGTCTTCGAGGAAGGACCCTTCGTCGCCACGCAGATCCGCTTCGTGTTCCTCAGCCGCAGCGGGGTCGAGAACCTGGGGATCAACGGCGCGGAACCCTACGTCGGCAGTCTCGACAAGCTGCCGGTGGCCGTCGCGCCCGGCGTCGAGGCCACGGTGCAGGCCACGGACACGGGATCGTACGTCGTCGGCGAGGTCGTCCTGCGCGGACCGGTGCGCACGATGGTCCTCGGCGGCGAACAACTGACGGTCGACGAGTTCTGCGTCGAGCGCGGGCTGGCCGCGCCGGGCGACTGCACGCACGCCTCGGACAACGAATCACAGCCGCTCGGCGAGACCTGGGGGCGGAACGGGGGCCAGCAGCCGGGCGACTTCGTCTTCGACGAGAACGAGATCGGCGTGCGTGTCGAGGCCCTGGAAGCGGGCGGCTCGACGTCCTTCGACACGATCACGGTGGAGCAGGCCCGTTGCTCGGCGGCGAGCGGACAGGCCCTGGGCCTGAGCGGCGCCGGCGTGTCGTGGGACCTGCGGCGGATCACGCCGGTGGACTTCGCGCGCTTCGCCTTCTGCTGGTGCGGGGGCGCGACCACGCTCACGGTGAACGGCACGACGGTCGAGGCGGCCCTGCCCGACATCCCCGCCGACGCCTTCGCGCCCGACGCGCTGGTCGACGTCACGGTGACCGGCGTCGACGGCGGCTGCATCACCGGCGTGGTGCGGATCCTGGGCGATCTGGAGTCGGTCGGCGTGGCGGGCGAAGCCTTGCAGGTCGACGACTTCTGCGCCGTCGCCGCGGGCGCGGCCACGAGCGCAGACGCACCCGCGCCGCCCCGCGCGATCGTCGGCAACCACCCGAACCCCTTCAACCCGAGCACCACGATCGTCTTCTCGCTCGACCGCGAGGGACCGGCGGAACTGGCCGTGTTCGACGCCCGTGGGCGCCACGTGACGACCCTGGTCGACACGGCGCTCCCGGCCGGCCGCCACGAGGTGCGTTGGGACGGTCGCGACACGGCGGGCCGTGTCGCGGCGTCGGGGGTCTACTTCGTGCGTCTGTCGGGAGCGGACGTGGGGCAGGCCCATCGTCTGGTCCTGCTGAAGTAGACCGCGCGGGGCTCAGGCGTCCGCACCGAGTTCCTTGCGCAGCCACGCCCGCGCGAGTTGCCAGGTGCGCTTGACCGTCCGCGGCGAGGTCCCGAGCGCCGCGGCGGTCTCCTCGACGCCGAGCCCCGCGTAGTACCGGCACTCGACCACGCGCGCCGCGCGCGGGTCGAAGCCGGCCAGGGTGTCGAGGAGATCGTCGATCGCCACGATCTCGTCGATCTGATCCTCGCCGGTCACCGGCAGCGACACGGTGAAGGTCACCTGCACCTGGTCGCCGCCGCGTTTCAGGCGACGACGTTCGCGCGCGTGGTCGACGAGCAGGCGCCGCATGGCCATGGCGGCCACCGACAGGAAGTGCTGACGGTTCTGCCACTCCACGCGGTCGTGGTCGACCAGACGCAGGTAGGCCTCGTGGACGAGCGCGGTGGGCTGCAGCGTGTGCCCGGCCCGCTCGGTGCGCAGTTGGCGCTGCGCCATGGCGCGCAGTTCCTCGTACACCAGCGGCAGGACGGTGCCGAGTCCGGAGTCGTCGGCATCGCCCGCGTGCCAGCGGCGCAGGAAGGTGGTCACGGCGTCGTTGGTCACGGCGACTCGCTCCCCTCGGCCCCGCCGACGGCGGGCGTGCGGGCGCGGGCGAGCAGGGTGCGGATCTCTTCGGCGCGGGTGTCGTCGTCGTAGCGCGCCAGGTGGATCCGGAGGGCGCGCTCGAGGAAGGGCGTGGCTTCGTCGCGGCGCTCGCGGGCGAGCAGCATGCGTCCCAGTTCGAAGGCGGATTCGCCGACGTAGGGGTGGTCGTCGGGATACGACGCCCGGTCGATGTCGTGGCTGCGGAGCATGGCGTCGATCGCATCGTCGATCCGCTGCTCGCGCTCGAGCGCCAGCGACAGGTTGTAGTAGCCGCCGGCCAGCCGTGGGTGCTCTTCGCCGAGCGTGCGTTCCCAGATCCCGATGGCCTCGCGGAACAGGGCCTCGGCCTCGTCGGTGCGCTCGAGGTCGAGCAGCGTGCGGGCGAGGTTGTTCATGGTGTTGGCCACGCGCGGGTGGGTGGGGCCGAGCAGCTCGCGGCGGGCCTCGAGGGCCTGGCGCAGCAGCGGTTCGGCC
This DNA window, taken from Candidatus Krumholzibacteriia bacterium, encodes the following:
- a CDS encoding FlgD immunoglobulin-like domain containing protein; the protein is MPSLARPLALLAVLLALTASPAAAQTVVTFDALGTGDSWGSLDGDVIGDVAFAEQGVEVTLTPFQVSGSPSFGSATIEPSFGPPRDFYVGNIARLALIGLNFDFVGTGSTTTFEYFDQGGAVNLRLNGTGSLIIAPDFASLRGPIGGGVTLDATEVLVPGGVKGTVTLTGDISELTIGGAELFIDEVRGGGPGADSGYCDLAITHESLALGTRYGDVAGMSPGDLMFVESDIEVFAAEFSSGSGGTAFGDAVVEQPSIAGFGSGNALTTLRLNGEYVFEEGPFVATQIRFVFLSRSGVENLGINGAEPYVGSLDKLPVAVAPGVEATVQATDTGSYVVGEVVLRGPVRTMVLGGEQLTVDEFCVERGLAAPGDCTHASDNESQPLGETWGRNGGQQPGDFVFDENEIGVRVEALEAGGSTSFDTITVEQARCSAASGQALGLSGAGVSWDLRRITPVDFARFAFCWCGGATTLTVNGTTVEAALPDIPADAFAPDALVDVTVTGVDGGCITGVVRILGDLESVGVAGEALQVDDFCAVAAGAATSADAPAPPRAIVGNHPNPFNPSTTIVFSLDREGPAELAVFDARGRHVTTLVDTALPAGRHEVRWDGRDTAGRVAASGVYFVRLSGADVGQAHRLVLLK
- a CDS encoding sigma-70 family RNA polymerase sigma factor — protein: MTNDAVTTFLRRWHAGDADDSGLGTVLPLVYEELRAMAQRQLRTERAGHTLQPTALVHEAYLRLVDHDRVEWQNRQHFLSVAAMAMRRLLVDHARERRRLKRGGDQVQVTFTVSLPVTGEDQIDEIVAIDDLLDTLAGFDPRAARVVECRYYAGLGVEETAAALGTSPRTVKRTWQLARAWLRKELGADA